A window of Clostridium sp. 'White wine YQ' contains these coding sequences:
- the sfsA gene encoding DNA/RNA nuclease SfsA codes for MEFKNNIEVGVFLERPNRFNAKVVLNGEEIVVHVPNTGRCREILKPNTKVILREELNPSRKTKYDLIAAYKDESKLINIDSQIPNKVVKEALQKRIIKELSNYEIIESEKFYGSSRFDFRLTNSLGEVYYLEVKGVTLELHGKASFPDAPTERGTKHVLELIEAKKNGNGAGIMFLIQMEEILSFTPNYSMDSKFGEAVKFANKNGVDIYAYSCKVTEKSIEILKEIEVKL; via the coding sequence ATGGAATTTAAAAATAATATTGAAGTGGGAGTATTTTTAGAAAGGCCAAATAGATTTAATGCTAAAGTAGTGCTAAATGGAGAAGAGATAGTAGTACATGTTCCTAATACTGGAAGGTGCAGAGAAATATTAAAGCCTAATACTAAAGTTATTTTACGTGAAGAATTAAATCCAAGTAGAAAGACAAAATATGATTTAATTGCAGCGTACAAAGATGAAAGTAAGCTAATAAATATAGACTCTCAAATACCTAATAAGGTAGTAAAAGAAGCCTTACAAAAAAGAATTATTAAAGAGCTTAGTAATTATGAGATTATAGAGAGTGAAAAGTTCTATGGAAGTAGCAGGTTTGACTTTAGATTGACAAATTCTTTAGGTGAAGTATATTATTTAGAGGTAAAGGGAGTTACTCTTGAACTCCATGGAAAAGCATCATTCCCAGATGCGCCGACTGAGCGAGGAACTAAACACGTTTTAGAGTTAATAGAAGCGAAGAAAAATGGTAACGGAGCTGGAATAATGTTTTTGATTCAGATGGAGGAGATACTGAGCTTTACACCAAACTATAGTATGGATTCTAAGTTTGGAGAAGCAGTAAAATTTGCAAATAAAAATGGTGTTGATATTTATGCATATTCTTGTAAGGTAACAGAAAAATCAATTGAAA